A window from Zingiber officinale cultivar Zhangliang chromosome 7A, Zo_v1.1, whole genome shotgun sequence encodes these proteins:
- the LOC122000535 gene encoding uncharacterized protein LOC122000535 → MACIRFRFRSLVLAIIIIATSNTVLGKNEEAKGAGDKEDGIANSVSSALGRKMHGLRELYSEKIVDTTTKIDEKAARKIGVFKSDDTVLPKANNGKQHLDAVAEMFNMLNKDYQARAHRRPPINNGSPLEDDADHLKH, encoded by the exons ATGGCTTGCATTAGGTTTAGGTTCCGCTCTCTTGTGCTCGCGATCATAATAATTGCTACTTCTAACACTG TGCTCGGAaagaatgaagaagccaaaggagCTGGTGATAAG GAAGATGGGATCGCGAACTCTGTGAGCTCAGCATTGGGAAGGAAGATGCATG GACTGCGAGAGTTGTACTCGGAGAAAATAGTGGATACGACAACTAAGATAGACGAGAAG GCAGCCAGAAAAATTGGGGTATTCAAGTCAGATGATACAGTGCTACCAAAGGCAAACAATGGCAAACAACACTTAGATGCGGTTGCGGAGATGTTCAACATGCTGAACAAGGACTACCAAGCGAGGGCCCATCGCCGGCCTCCGATCAACAATGGCTCGCCCTTGGAGGATGATGCTGATCACCTTAAGCACTAG